Within Bacillus sp. Marseille-Q1617, the genomic segment ATAGTTACTATATTCAGTACAAAGAAAAGGGTATAGGTGAATGAATCTATTATTTGGCTTTTGTGCATGAACCGAAGTAGTTTATAAAAGAGAGAACCGATGGGAAGAATGACCATGTAAAAAACATACCGCTATGGCACGAAGCCACGCGGTATGTTTTTTTATTGCTTACATTGTAAACTGCCGGAATTCTACAACTCACCACAAATTCGGCTTAACGACCATAAACCAAAGCATGGCAAGCAGCAGGATAAGGTAAGTCCAAATCGTTCTCTTCAGTTTTGCTATCAAAGGTTCACGTTCCGTTTGAACGTCGTCAAACTTTCTGAGTGTCGGCGAAAAAGCCCGTGCCAGGAAGAATAGAGAGCAAAACATGATGAAAAGTGTCATGATGATCCACGGGGTTCCCCATGTCCACGGTCCCAATAAAACTAAAAGGACGCCCGTTCCCACCAGCACATGGCCGGCATGCTTGGATAATCGCACAGTAAACCGGAATGTATCCAGATACGGAGCCAAATCTTCTCTTGAAGCAATCCGGAGCTTCTTGATCATCGGAAGTAAAATAAAAAATGGACCGATGGAAGCCACTACACTCAGTACGTGCAAATATATGATGAATCGATAGAATAAATCCATTTTCCCATCCTATTCGTTTACGGCACTGAATTCATGCACCCATACCCGCATTTTTGGATGCCAAGGCATTCCCGGATGATAAGAGAGGATCGTTTCTTTATATTCTTCAACAGTTTGAAAGCCTTCCTGCTGTGCATGTTCATCGGTCAATTCACCAAGGGACTGGGAATATACTTTATCTACTATGTACTTATTCCCCTTTAATTCCATGATTTCACCAACGTCTGCATAACGTCCGTTTCTTCGGGTTGCTGTCTTTTTACCTTGCAGCACCAGTTCAACGTCTTCCTCTTTTGTTACGAGGCGGTCGATGGTACATGTTTTAGGCGGTAATTCCTGCTTATTCATAGTCAATCACTCCTTTCGCTATATACTATAGCACAAGTTCTCCTGTCTATCTCTATATCGTGAAAATCTCATTCAAAACATATTTTTTACAGAAATTTGGCGATTCACCGTAGTAAAGAAGTAAAAGGGGTGATATGATGAAATGAAATCAAACGCAGGAAACATGACTGCAGAAATCCAGAGAAAAGGTCTTGAGTGCATTGAAAAAATGGCAGACATACTTAGTGTTGGTATTCATCATGATGGTTTGGGGATTCAATGTCCCTGCTTTAAAGACGCTGGTAACAGAATTCACACCCGTGACGATTACAGCACTGCGCATCTTCACGGCAGGGATCACGGTATTTATCATTCTGGGAATCATGAAAAAAGTACGGATTCCTACAAGGCGCGAGAGCCTCTTTATCATTGGGGGCGGACTTTTGAATGTAGTCAGCCATCATTATTTTCTATCAGTGGGATTAACACAGACCACTTCCACCAATGGAGGTCTCATCCTCGGGACAGGGCCGCTGCTGACGGCACTGCTGGCTTCCATTCTTCTTAGAAATCGGCCGACTGTCATCAAGGTGATTGGATTCATACTTGGAGGAATCGGGGTTTCCATTATTGTATTATCAGGAGGGGAAGGAATCGGTAATCTGAATAGGGGCGACGGGATGGTGTTCATTTCCATCTTTTCGCAAGCGCTGAGCTTCATTATCATCAGCCGCGCAGCCAAGACGCTGGATCCCCGTTTATTAACAGGCTATATGCTTGTATTCGGATCAGTGATTTTGTTCATGATCGGCTTGATGAAGGAGCCCGGGGGACTTACCCATCTAGGCCATGCTTCCGTAGGGATCTGGGTGCTGTTTTTTGCTTCAGCGATGCTTGCGACTGCAGTCGGACATATGCTGTACAATCATTCGATCGGCAAGCTGGGAGCGGCCGAAACCTCAATCTTCCTTAATCTCAATACGTTCTTTTCATTAATAGGAGCTGCATTATTCCTGGGAGAAAAGATCACTTCCTATCATCTATTGGGACTTCTATTCATCATCCTCGGAGTCATTTGCGGTGCCGGAACCCTCGAAGAACTCATACAAAAGAGAAAAAGACAAAGATTTTATTCTAAACAACACAAGCATCAAATGTAATGCAGAGCCTATCCACAGTATAGTGGGTAGGCTTTCGTAATAATCTCAGCAAAAATTTAGAGGATTTTTTATGGGAATAAAGAATTATATAGGTATGTGTAGTATAGTAATAAAGTCCTCTGGATATTTCGGTTAGTGAGCATTACGATGCGAAACTTTTGTCACGGTATAATTTCAGGGGACGGTGACACATTATACATAACATTCATAAACATTACGGAGGTGTTGATAGGTGGACAATAAACCATTTCATTACGATGGAAGCAACCACATGGCCAGCGGGGCACCAACAGAAAATGAACCATTCGAATTGACTGAAGAAATGAGAAAAAATATCGCAGGAAACCCGTTCCAAGCGGTGGCAGAGGAAAACTAGGAAAAGGGATGTTGTCAGAAATGGCAGCATCTTTTTATGTGAAAAAGTCTTTGCCGCCCTTCCGCGAATAGAATATCAATTTCTTCACAAAATGAATAAGACGAAAAAATTGATGATAAGGAAGGGTTCAATATGACAAAAGTATTATACATCACCGCTCATCCACATGATGACAGCATGTCCTACAGTATGGCGGCAGCGAAAGCTTTCATCGACACATATAAAGAAGTAAATCCAGATCATGAGGTGATACATATCGATTTATACAAGGAGCACATTCCTCATATCGATGCTGATGTGTTCAGCGGCTGGGGAAAGCTGCAGTCAGGAAAAGGATTTGAAGAATTATCCCCGGAAGAAAAACAGAAAGTGCAGCGTTTGAACGAGCTTTCCGATCAATTCACAGCAGGTGATAAATATGTATTTGTCACTCCTTTGTGGAATTTTTCTTTCCCGCCGCTCATGAAGGCATACATTGACTCGGTTGCGGTTGCGGGGAAAAGCTTCAAATATACTGCAGAGGGTCCTGTGGGACTCTTAACCGATAAAAAAGCTCTGCATATCCAAGCACGTGGCGGGATCTATTCTGAAGGACCAGCTGCATCGATGGAAATGGGCCACCGCTATCTGGAAATCATCATGCAATTTTTCGGTGTGCCGTCGTTTGAGGGGGTATTTGTGGAGGGACATGCAGCCAATCCCGATAAAGCGGATGAAATCAAAGCAAACGGAATTGCACGGGCAAAGGATTTGGCACATACATTCTAATGAAAAGCGCCTGGCCACTCGAATTTGAGGGCACAGGCGCTTTTATTAAATTATAAGAAAGTATAAATCCTACAAGGAGTATGGTCCAGCTCCAGCGCCTAGCCCCTCGAGACGTTTCGGTCCGCCCACTGAAGTCAAAGAGCGACTTTACCGGTCGGCCCAAGAGCGCTTGTCGCGGCTGAACAAGGCGCTTCCGCTTTTCTTATAC encodes:
- a CDS encoding FMN-dependent NADH-azoreductase; this encodes MTKVLYITAHPHDDSMSYSMAAAKAFIDTYKEVNPDHEVIHIDLYKEHIPHIDADVFSGWGKLQSGKGFEELSPEEKQKVQRLNELSDQFTAGDKYVFVTPLWNFSFPPLMKAYIDSVAVAGKSFKYTAEGPVGLLTDKKALHIQARGGIYSEGPAASMEMGHRYLEIIMQFFGVPSFEGVFVEGHAANPDKADEIKANGIARAKDLAHTF
- a CDS encoding ASCH domain-containing protein is translated as MNKQELPPKTCTIDRLVTKEEDVELVLQGKKTATRRNGRYADVGEIMELKGNKYIVDKVYSQSLGELTDEHAQQEGFQTVEEYKETILSYHPGMPWHPKMRVWVHEFSAVNE
- a CDS encoding DMT family transporter; translated protein: MSALKKWQTYLVLVFIMMVWGFNVPALKTLVTEFTPVTITALRIFTAGITVFIILGIMKKVRIPTRRESLFIIGGGLLNVVSHHYFLSVGLTQTTSTNGGLILGTGPLLTALLASILLRNRPTVIKVIGFILGGIGVSIIVLSGGEGIGNLNRGDGMVFISIFSQALSFIIISRAAKTLDPRLLTGYMLVFGSVILFMIGLMKEPGGLTHLGHASVGIWVLFFASAMLATAVGHMLYNHSIGKLGAAETSIFLNLNTFFSLIGAALFLGEKITSYHLLGLLFIILGVICGAGTLEELIQKRKRQRFYSKQHKHQM